The sequence GGAATGACTCCCGAGGAGTAGCGCCAGTGGCGACGGCGAGACGGGTCGCCGACCTCAGAGCGCGTCCAGTGTCGCGTCGAGGAGTCGCCCCGGCCCCTCCTCGTCGTAGACGTTCCCGGCGGGCAGTCCCCACGCGGCGGACTCCTCGTCGGCGTCGCCCCACGTCGAGAGTGCGACGACTTCGGTATCGCCATCCGCCAGCGTCTCGACGGCGGCGACCTCGCGTTCGACGCCCGCGACCGAGAAGCGGTCGAAGTCGGTCCGGCCCTCCCTGCTCGGGTCGTCCACCAGCACCACGGCGTCGGGGTTCGCACCGTGCAGTAGCGAGAGCGTCACGCCCGAGTAGGCGCGATGAGTCAGCGCGGCTTGCCCCTCCACGAAGACGACTTCGTGGTCCTCCGCGACCGAGCAGACCAAATCCTCCACGACGCCCGCGGTGAAGTCCGCGGGCACGCGGTCGACGACGACGCCCCGATGCGCGCCGACCATGATACCGGTCTGGCCGGTGGCGACCCACCCCGCGTCGAGACCCGCCTCCGTCGCGGCCCGGTAGAGTTCGAAGGTGGTCGTGCGTTTGCCGACCGCACAGTCGGTACCCATCGTCAGCACCACGTCGGCGTCTACGTCGTCCACGCGGCCGTCGCCAACGCGCAACTCGTCGTCCGCGGGCGGCTTGCGCACGTCGAACAGGCGGACGCCGAACTCGTCTGCCACGTCGCGCCACTGACAATCCTCCGAGAGGAAGGTGTGCAGTCCGGAGACGATGTCACACCCCGCCCGCATCGCCCGCTTGATGTCCTCGACCCACTCGTCGGGCAACTCGCCGCCCGCGGGCGCGACGCCGATTACCAGCGCCTCGGCGTCGGGGGCCGATTCGAGGGCCTCCTCGGTCGAGGAGACCACGGGAACGTCCGGAACGCCCTCCCGGCCGAGTACCTCGGCCGCGTTCTCCCCGGCCTGCGTCGAGTCCACGACGGCTCTGGCCTCGAACAGTTCGCTGTGCATCACCACGCCGTTGGCGGTCTTGCCCTCGGTGGTCCCGAACTCGCCCTCCGCGAGGACGACGGCGGGGACCGGCGCGTCGAAGGCGTCGTAGAGGTCCATGCCGGTTTCGCACGGACGACGCGGCCAAAACCCTACCCCCGTCCATGAGAGGGACCGAGAGACAGCTATTTAAGCGGGGGTTCCATCTCCTCCACCGAGGCGCATGGCACGAGATACCACGGGTGGGTTGCGACTCACGCTCGACATCTGGCATCCCGACTGCTGGACGCTGGAGGTCACCGACCGGACCGCGGGCGGACTGTTGGGCCACGGCGTCCACCGCATCGACGGGATGGCCAACGGCCGGTTCACGGCCTACGGTGACTCGACCGCGGAGGTGGACGAACTGGTCGCAGAGATACGGGCCTCGTCGCTCACCGACTCGGTGTGGGAGACCGCCGACCCGCACGCCGACGCCGACACGCAGGTTCCGGGGAGCGCGAGTCGCGGCATCGTGGTGCGATACGACATGGCAAAGAGCATCAACGACGCGCTGGTCTCGCGGGGGTTCATCCCGGACGAACCGGTCCGGATGTACGACGGCCGGGAGTACTGGACCGTCATCGTCAACGAGAGTCGCACCGGCGTCCACGAGCGCATCGACGCGGTGCGCGACGAGATGGACGCCGACGTGGCGGTCGAACTCATCACCGCGCCCAGCGCCGGGAGCGGGATGTTTCGGACCGACGCGCTCTCGGCCCGCCAGCGCGAGGTCTTCGAACTCGCCCGCCAGCGGGGTTACTACACGTGGCCCCGCGAAGTCTCGGCGACGGAACTGGCCGACGACCTCGAAATCTCGAAGGCGACTCTCCTCGAACACCTCCGGAAGGCCGAAGTGAAACTGCTGGGCGAGGCGTGACGACTCGGTTCCGGTTCTGCCCTATTTACTAGCGAGAACGACCCTTCGGAACGAAATCGACCGATACGACTTCGCCGAGCCTCCCCCTTCCATTCTAGGCACGGGGGCTTTGCCCACCCATTCGAGTATGATAGGGTATGTCATCACAATCCAGAGACGACAGGAGTCTCTCGCGGGACATGGGACCGCTGGCGGCGATGAGTACCGTCGTGGCCGGGACCCTCGGCGCGGGACTGTTCGTCACGCTCGGCACCGCGAGCGCGACCACGGGACCGAGCGTCATTCTCGTGGTTATCCTCTCGGGCCTGCTGGCGATGAGCATCGCTATCAACTACAGTTGGATGGCCACCATCTTCCCGGCGGCCGCGGGGTCGTACGCCTACGTCTCTCGAACGTTCGGGAGTCGCCTGCCGGGCTTTCTCGTCACGTGGTCGAAGTGGCTCGGCTACATGGCCGCCGACGCCGTGCTGGCAATCGGCTTCGGGAGCTACTTGCAGGTGTTCTACCCCTCGGTGGACCCCGCCCTCGCCGGTTTCGGCCTGTTGACCGTCCTGTTTCTCGTGAACCTCGTGGGAACGAAAGGCTACAGCATCTCGCAGAACGCCATCTTCGGCGTGCTGATGCTGTCGATTCTGGTGCTGGTAATTCCGGGGTCGGCAAACGTCGACATGGCGAACTACCAACCGTTTTTCACGGGCGGGTTCGACGGGTTCGTCGCGGCCGCCGTCCCGCTGTTCTACGCCTACATCGGCATCGCGGTCGCCGGGCAGATGGGCGCGGAGGTCAAGAACCCCTCGCGGAACCTCCCGCTGGCGATGGCGGGCGGCACCTTCGTCCTCATCACGCTGTACGTCTGGACCGCGGCGGTCATCTACGGCGTCGTCGGCGACTACACGACGCTGGCGAACTCGGCGCGTCCGCTGGCGACCGCGGCGGAAGCGTTCCTCGGCGACACGGGCACCGCGGTCGTCGCGTTCGGCGGCCTGCTGGCTACGGCCTCGTCGGTCCACGCGGTGATGGCCGCGGGCATCAAGATGCCCTACTCGTGGTCGTGGGACGAGGTCTTCCCCGCGAAGTTCTCGGAAGTGAGCGACCGGTTCGGCACGCCCCACTGGTCGCTGTTGACCCTCTACGTCGTCGCCGCGAGCCTGACCTTCTGGAGTGCGGGCCTGAATCAGGCGCTCGCCATCGCCACCTTCAGCTACCTCATCGCGTACGCCTCGGTCGCGGTTGCCGCGGGCTACCTCTACGCGACCAACCCCGAGAAGGCGGCGACTGCGGGATTCAACCCCGGCAAGTGGCTCTACCTCCCGATAGTCGTCGGCGGACTCGGCTCCGTCGGCCTGCTGACGCAGGCGGCTAACTGGAGCGCGCTCGTCGCGCTCGACTTCGGGGCGCTCTCGACGCTCGCCATCTACCTGCCGTGGCTGGCGGTCGGCATCGTCGTCTTCGGCGTCTACTGGTACCGCGGCGAGCAGAAGGGGACCGACGTGGAGGCAATCCTCGACACCCTGCCGGGCGTCGCCTCCGACGAGTACGACCCGAACGTGGGGCACGCGACCGACGAGAGCGTCGGCGCGAGCGACGACCGCGTCGGAGGTGCGAGCGATGACTGAGGAGGCTCCTTCGACGTTCGAGGTGGACCCCGACGAGACCATCGACCTGCTCCAGCGGCTGGTCCGGATTCCGAGTCCGTACTTCGAGGAGCACGCCCTCGCGGAGTTCGTCTACGAGTGGCTGGACGACCGGGACCTCGACCCCGAGTACCACCACGTCAGCGAACCCGAGATTACCGAGTACGAGGGCGACAACGTACTCGCCCGCTTGGAGGGGACCGACCCCGACGCGCCGACGCTCCTGCTGAACGCCCACATGGACACCGTGAAACTGGTCGAGGACTGGGACGAGGACCCCTGCTCGGGCCGCATCGAGGACGGCAAACTCTACGGGCAGGGAGCCTGCGACATGAAGGGCGGTCTCGCCGCGGTGATGAAAGCGTTCGAGGCGCTGGCGGAGGCCGAGGAGAACGGCCAGTTGCGCGGCGACGTGCTTCTGACCGCGGTCGTGGACGAGGAGGGACCGTACGGTCTCGGCACCGACCGACTCATCCGGGACGGCATCACCGACGACTGCGACGCCGCCATCGTGACCGAACCCGGCCCGATTCTCGCGCAGGCGGACATCGACAACCCCGCGCTCCTGCTCGGGGCGCGCGGGCGCTACCTCTACGACATCACGGTCAAAGGCAAGGCGGCCCACGGCTCGCAACCCCATAAGGGCACGAGCGCGCTGGTGGACGCCGGACGACTCGCCGAGCGCCTGACCGAAATCGAGGTCGGGAGCCACGAGAAGTTGGGCGACGGGTCGGTCTGCCCCTTGCTCCTCGACTCCGGCAGTCAGACGCTCTCGGTGCCCGAACGCGCCCACCTGATGGTGGACCGCCACGTGGTCATCGGCGAAACCGAGGAGGCCGTGCGCGCCGACGCCGAGGAGGCCGTCACGGACTTGGACCTCGACAGCGAGGTCGAAATCAGCTTCCGGGAGGCTCCCGACCCCGGCATCAAGTACGGCCCTTACGTCACCGACGAGGAGCATCCACTCGT is a genomic window of Halorussus salinus containing:
- a CDS encoding DUF1611 domain-containing protein gives rise to the protein MDLYDAFDAPVPAVVLAEGEFGTTEGKTANGVVMHSELFEARAVVDSTQAGENAAEVLGREGVPDVPVVSSTEEALESAPDAEALVIGVAPAGGELPDEWVEDIKRAMRAGCDIVSGLHTFLSEDCQWRDVADEFGVRLFDVRKPPADDELRVGDGRVDDVDADVVLTMGTDCAVGKRTTTFELYRAATEAGLDAGWVATGQTGIMVGAHRGVVVDRVPADFTAGVVEDLVCSVAEDHEVVFVEGQAALTHRAYSGVTLSLLHGANPDAVVLVDDPSREGRTDFDRFSVAGVEREVAAVETLADGDTEVVALSTWGDADEESAAWGLPAGNVYDEEGPGRLLDATLDAL
- a CDS encoding helix-turn-helix domain-containing protein; its protein translation is MARDTTGGLRLTLDIWHPDCWTLEVTDRTAGGLLGHGVHRIDGMANGRFTAYGDSTAEVDELVAEIRASSLTDSVWETADPHADADTQVPGSASRGIVVRYDMAKSINDALVSRGFIPDEPVRMYDGREYWTVIVNESRTGVHERIDAVRDEMDADVAVELITAPSAGSGMFRTDALSARQREVFELARQRGYYTWPREVSATELADDLEISKATLLEHLRKAEVKLLGEA
- a CDS encoding APC family permease: MSSQSRDDRSLSRDMGPLAAMSTVVAGTLGAGLFVTLGTASATTGPSVILVVILSGLLAMSIAINYSWMATIFPAAAGSYAYVSRTFGSRLPGFLVTWSKWLGYMAADAVLAIGFGSYLQVFYPSVDPALAGFGLLTVLFLVNLVGTKGYSISQNAIFGVLMLSILVLVIPGSANVDMANYQPFFTGGFDGFVAAAVPLFYAYIGIAVAGQMGAEVKNPSRNLPLAMAGGTFVLITLYVWTAAVIYGVVGDYTTLANSARPLATAAEAFLGDTGTAVVAFGGLLATASSVHAVMAAGIKMPYSWSWDEVFPAKFSEVSDRFGTPHWSLLTLYVVAASLTFWSAGLNQALAIATFSYLIAYASVAVAAGYLYATNPEKAATAGFNPGKWLYLPIVVGGLGSVGLLTQAANWSALVALDFGALSTLAIYLPWLAVGIVVFGVYWYRGEQKGTDVEAILDTLPGVASDEYDPNVGHATDESVGASDDRVGGASDD
- a CDS encoding M20 family metallopeptidase, with the translated sequence MTEEAPSTFEVDPDETIDLLQRLVRIPSPYFEEHALAEFVYEWLDDRDLDPEYHHVSEPEITEYEGDNVLARLEGTDPDAPTLLLNAHMDTVKLVEDWDEDPCSGRIEDGKLYGQGACDMKGGLAAVMKAFEALAEAEENGQLRGDVLLTAVVDEEGPYGLGTDRLIRDGITDDCDAAIVTEPGPILAQADIDNPALLLGARGRYLYDITVKGKAAHGSQPHKGTSALVDAGRLAERLTEIEVGSHEKLGDGSVCPLLLDSGSQTLSVPERAHLMVDRHVVIGETEEAVRADAEEAVTDLDLDSEVEISFREAPDPGIKYGPYVTDEEHPLVGALQDATRSVAGVDPELGYFASVGDFNYLGDRAGLPTVIVGPDGENIHGAGEFVYTDEVVEVAEIVTEAAAEFCG